The following coding sequences lie in one Phragmites australis chromosome 8, lpPhrAust1.1, whole genome shotgun sequence genomic window:
- the LOC133925878 gene encoding aspartyl protease family protein At5g10770-like: protein MASILHLALLLLSIASQQVLAAKRHHTINVESLLSSAMCSRAPAAPATPASHPGGGSSLQIVRRSCPTTGALKTVSDHYTTILRRDHHRVQSIHRRLGEPRRPTTIPARLGLPFHTYEYVVTIGIGTPPRNLTVLFDTGSDLTWVQCTPCSSSCYHQEEPLFDPSKSSTYAHVACSAEECNNGDSQETSCAEGWCRYTTKYSDESHSGGNLAYETVTLLPLAPPATRVVFGCSDESSDFNDMSVAGLLGLGRGEWSIPSQIRQNYGSSFSYCLPPHGSSTGYLTFGAALQSQANLTFTPLKPDPDFYLVDLTGISVNGADLPLPADAFSARVVIDSGTVITRLEPTAYSLLRNEFMRHMLGYTVVRVKGLDTCYDVTGRDVVTVPRVALEFGGGARIDVDASGILIVAAASGASVACLAFAPLPPDVSRISAIIGNMQQRAYTVVFDVEGGRVGFGANGCS, encoded by the exons ATGGCTTCAATCCTTCACTTGGCGTTGCTTCTCCTATCCATAGCCTCCCAGCAAGTTCTTGCCGCGAAGCGGCACCATACCATCAACGTTGAGTCATTGCTGTCTAGTGCGATGTGCTCTCGGGCACCTGCTGCTCCAG CTACCCCAGCTTCTCATCCAGGAGGTGGTAGCTCCCTCCAAATCGTCCGGCGCTCGTGCCCAACAACAGGCGCCCTCAAGACCGTGTCGGACCACTACACCACCATCCTCCGCCGAGATCACCACCGAGTCCAGTCCATCCATCGCCGCCTTGGAGAGCCGCGTAGGCCAACCACCATTCCTGCGCGTCTGGGCCTTCCCTTTCACACTTATGAGTATGTTGTGACCATCGGCATCGGGACCCCGCCGCGCAACCTCACAGTCCTCTTCGACACCGGCAGCGACCTCACCTGGGTCCAGTGCACGCCGTGCAGTAGCTCCTGCTACCACCAGGAAGAACCATTGTTTGACCCGAGCAAATCTTCCACGTACGCCCACGTCGCCTGCTCCGCGGAGGAATGCAACAACGGAGACAGCCAAGAAACAAGTTGTGCAGAGGGCTGGTGTAGGTACACCACGAAGTATAGCGACGAATCCCACTCTGGGGGCAATCTTGCGTACGAGACTGTGACTCTGTTGCCGCTAGCACCGCCGGCCACCAGAGTTGTATTCGGGTGCAGCGATGAGTCCAGTGACTTCAACGACATGAGTGTCGCCGGCCTTCTCGGCCTAGGCCGGGGCGAGTGGTCCATCCCCTCGCAGATACGGCAGAACTACGGCAGCAGCTTCTCCTACTGCCTCCCTCCGCACGGCAGCTCCACCGGATACCTCACCTTCGGCGCCGCCCTTCAGTCGCAAGCCAACCTGACGTTCACGCCTCTGAAACCCGACCCTGACTTCTACCTAGTGGACCTCACCGGCATCTCCGTCAATGGCGCGGATCTCCCACTACCAGCGGACGCGTTCAGCGCCAGAGTGGTCATCGACTCTGGCACGGTGATCACGCGTCTCGAGCCGACCGCGTACTCCCTTCTGCGGAATGAGTTCATGCGTCATATGCTCGGCTACACAGTGGTGCGTGTGAAGGGCCTAGACACGTGCTACGACGTGACGGGGCGCGACGTCGTGACGGTGCCCCGGGTGGCGCTCGAGTTCGGCGGCGGAGCGAGGATTGACGTCGACGCGTCCGGAATACTAATCGTGGCagctgcctccggagcctcggtGGCGTGCTTGGCCTtcgcgccgctgccgccggaTGTGTCGCGTATCAGTGCCATAATCGGTAACATGCAACAGAGGGCGTACACCGTTGTGTTTGATGTGGAGGGCGGGAGAGTTGGGTTCGGAGCAAATGGATGCAGTTGA